The Cydia splendana chromosome 27, ilCydSple1.2, whole genome shotgun sequence DNA window tagtaattttataacacaaaaccaattaggaacgaaaatgacttccaaaaactcattatttaactgtacaacgaataaaaaaatataaattaattttcggttactgatgaagttaaagtgacgtcacaatgtttgtgactccctcctcccccatgtcacaacatgtcacattttcttggcccctccctccccctaaacgtgtgacgtaattaatggatgacccctaaaacATATGGCAAATATCGACTGTTGATTTTCTTTTCCtaattttctttcactaataaagtgccgactaatcggccatttttgccgactagtcgccgactaatcgccgactagaaatgtggccggatagtcggctttcccgactagtcggcgactagtcggtacatccctaatattAAGCTAActtctaaataaatatttacaaacaaaTAACATTAAACTCTAAAAAATGTCTTACTTTTCTAATTTAATTCGTATAATTCATGTCAATCTATActcgttttattttattctatactctatatttctatattatatatatcgtttgcTTCTCTTCCACTTCCTTCATGTTGGCACTACTAACGTGCTGTCATCCGCTTCCCGCTTTTTTGCTAATCGTTGTATTCGTCATGTGTTTATCTGTGATGTTCAtaacaattatttgtttttaggtttccCCAACTACATCCTCCcaaaaatgcaaaattattaTACCGAACATTCTCCTCACGTGTGAAAGTCAACACCGACATTGGCAAATTCACCCTATGCAAAATTGCAGGGAAAAAgccagaaaaaaaaagtttttgtagtttctcaatataacttggtcaaccaaatcttgtcagtagaaaaaggcgcgaaattcaaattttctatgggacgagaacccttcgcgcctacatttttcaaatttgccgcctttttccactgacaaggtttgcttgaccatctatatttattCACCACGAAAATTTTGTAGCTACGTGAAAATGaacgaaaatataaataaaacactttAATATGTTTTATAAATAGTAATTTATGCTATATATGTAAATAGTTTCGATAATCAATCACTACTTTTTTGTTAAAGTTTGAACGCAACTTTACATATGATATGACGCTTGGAACAAAGTGTCAAAACTGTCAAACGCGTCGGTCGCGTACAGTACATAATTACAATGAAATCGGCGCAGTTTCTCTAAATCAACTAAATATCACTTCTCCAATAATTTCTCTCAAAAACCCTCAATTCACATTTAACAACCATCCGCAGCCAACTTAAAAAATGCAAGACGGTAAGCCACCCTTCATGTTTACCTCACTGAGTGTCCTAAGTAGGTATATTGAATAGTGTTTAATTCCATATGTAGAGGTCACAGGTATCTCGCGGAGTGGGCGAGTGCGGAAGAAGAGCTCCAAGCTCATGGACTTCGAGTCTCCGGATGACATCGAGACGCGGTTCCGGCGGCAGACTCCGGTGAAGTCCTATACGGCGTTCAAACAGGAGGAGCAACCGGAGTTCCGAGAGGCACCGCAGCCGATGGACGAGGGCGCGGCGTCGGGCAGCGAGTCAGATTATTATGAGAATAATGGGGAGAATGCTGAAAGGtaaaatacctattgcaaatgcAAACCTAAaagcgggattccaccagtgtgcggcacaagcatttttttactgaatatgcttgtgtCGCACAGTGACGCGCGACagtggtggaatcccgcctttatGCTTGTCTTTATATTTTCAGTTTTTCTCCTTTTTaaggttccatacccaaagggtaaaaatgaaaccctattactaagactccactgtccgtctgtctgtctgtcaccaagctgtatctcatgagccGTGACATTTAAAATTTCCACAGacaatgtatttctgttgctgctataacaacaaatactaaaaactaaatttgtACGAAACCCTTggtaggcgagtccgacttgcctGGGTTTTTTAATCATCAGTTGTTTATTAGAAAATTCCCACAGACAAATTTGGCCACATCCTTAtgaaatatcataatatttaattacacaaacgggtctaccgtgatataatttcattgtttttacctttaattctgacgtttcagctgagttgcaccagctgtggtcacggaaagactgacgtcccaacaaatgtcaacagagatattaagaaaagaccactaaactacccgaaattagtttaataaaatgtttggggtagacaaagaaattgcagctacccgttaaagtttaatgtttattgtccacggcacgacacgcaacactcacagtatccgtacactggtctgaagatatatccgctggtttcaacatttgtgtaattaaatatgtgtacaaaatgcgcgagtttaaagtgttaaatatCATAATGTTGCTTtattgtaccatcgcccacccTGTAACTGTACATCAATGgtccttatgccttttgtaataagggcCACCGCTGTACAGTTAGAAGTGTTTCTGTTTGTAGTATGGAGTCAGACAGCTCCGCCTCGGACGAGGGCTCGGCTCGCACTCCGGCCAACTCTCTCTACATGATGGAGAAGAGCAAGAAGAAGCTTATTATCAAGGACGGCAAGGTCATTGGTCGCGCCAAGGCTCAGCGGAAGGataaaggtattttttttattgtgtataTAATAGTACACATTGTATATTCAAAATAATCACACATAGTGGTTATTTAtgtcaaaaaaaataatttttggtcAAGGTCTAATGTCATGTGAATTGTGTTTTAAAAGAAGGTTTaacccagcggtcggcaacaggcggcccgtatgcggcccgcgaacctctcacttgcggcccgcaaGCCTACCTCGCTATTTTGTACGTAATATCagacgtggctcactccgcgatttcaccgctttgcaacaggtagctaaaagtacatccattccacaccaattttggtggctagccataagccgcgcatGGCGCAGTCGCCACCTTGCGGCcttatctgtcctgatcgtaacagacgcgttttgttagagagtgagtcttctgtacctagtactattatttattctgtggtaatattgacaaacgacaatgtctgataaagtcataaatattaacaaagtgcggcccgcgtcaactttgttaactactatgtggcccttgactgctaaaaggttgccgaccgctagTTTAACCTATTGATAGTCAAAGACGTTAACTGACCCACACTATACAGTGTAATATAGACCTTTATACATTTCAATAAGGTTTATGATGGCGTGTTATATTACCCTGTATGCTAtaagtttatttgtttgttATCAGGCAAGACGCGTATCACTGCCTACATGTTGTGGGCGAAAGAGGCGCGCAACGAACTCTTGCGTAGCCATCCTGATATGGACTTTAGCGCCATCTCCAAGCGGCTGGGAGAAATGTGGGCCAATGTAAGTATAACTACTAATATCTGGGAGAGGAAACGTATAAATCTCAAAAATGCGTTTTCCCAGGGATAATACCTAGCTAGATAGATTTATTGCCCCTGTAAACccccatataccaaatttcatcgaaatcgttagagccgtttccgagatcctcgaaatataaatatgtaaaaataaataaacaagaattgctcgtttaaagataTTAGATACAGGCATTGACAGAGACACAGCTATCTGTTAGAACAGGACAGTAATAAACAGATGTGCTTTATCTCAGTAACTTGTGGAGATGACGGCATAAATGATTTTCTGCCACTAAAGATGCGATGTAGCTTTTGAATAGAATAAAAGTAAACACCTTGAATCGTAACTGAAGCTCTTATTCAAGATCAGTTACTTGCGGTTGCCCCAAAACATAATGCCATAACACCGTTACTTATTAAAGTAAGCAAGATACACAGTTAAATTGTCTTTACAAATCTTATCAGTATTGGGCATGATTTGACATGATAAATGTCATTTATTGTGGGATAATTATCTTTAAACAAAGAAATAGTTTGTGTATTTCTTTGCTTAAATGATCACATAAATTGTTGCAtgaagaagaaaataattttttgtttgttattatAGGTGAACTATAATGAGCGCTACCTGTGGAAGCGCAAGGCAAAGCGATTCGCCATGCAGAAGGAACAGAGCCTTCACTCGGGAATGAGCAAGATCATTTCTAACCCCAGTAAGTTAATAACTATAGTAAACCCATATTTTgttacttttttagggttccgtacctcaaacggagcccttataggatcactcgtgcatctgtctgtctgtccgtctgtcacagtctattttctcggaaactactggaccaattgaattaggtacacatatgtaaattagtgaccatGTAACGACGACGAACATGTAAAGACGAACATGTAACGTGaacaaatcaatttcaaacatAGGCACACTCACACACTCAAATGAAAGAGCTAATTTTAAGAAttacaaatataattttaaaacaaataggttagaagttatttaagaaaatagccgaAAAATGACCTTTTAggtatctccgaaactactgggtttaaaattttgaaaaaatacacaaaatagttctttacctatagatgacaggaaaacctattagaaatgtgcaatcaagcgtgagtcggatttaATGTACTCAACCCTtcgaacgcgagtccgactcgcacttggccggttttttatttagttcCGCCTTAACGTTTTGATCGCCAAAGACGTCTGACGCGCGGTCTCAGCCCAATATGACCGCGCACGATAGGCAGGCGCAGGTCAGCATTCAAAGGGTTATGGTGCGTCCAGATTTGGCGAATGCGCCGCTAGCGGGCCATTCGCTAATCTGTTACACTTTGCACGCTCGCTCACATCGTACACACTTTACTCCTGGTTCTGGACGTAACTAATATCAcaaaataagtaatagtactactcgtacagaaaagaaacttcctacaaagccgaagtttgacagcgattcagggacgaatcatgttACCCCtctctaatgtatggcactatctctttcggctatttagggttgttaaaattcaagtcattatggtatgattatctgtggtcgtgcacgcaaagggacgtcaaggtgtgccaaccctaataattgctcggagcaatgctgagccgaacggagccgagaatgcccgaataGATCAGTGTTGCCCCCTGCTAAGATGCAATGCCTGTACGATGTATGTGTCGCAGGCCGGGGGCCGGCGCACGCGGGCCCGGGCCGGCCGCCGGCGCGCCGCACGGTGCCGGAGCCGCTGCCGCCCAACAACCAGCTCGTGGCGGTGAGTTTATCTAactattagtgatgtaccgactattgatttggccgactagccgactaatcggcgctcgaatggccgattagtcggctagtcggccagatcattagtttcgtataatttcaggtgaaaaacaatagttttgctcctttggttgcgctattcatcatattagcttggctaaaaggtgttctctacaggttcaaagacctatcacaagaatcctcgttcaatttcagtctttcttttattttgcgatcctgagcagaccgtcagtacaccttgtaggaggtatttccaaggctcttaAGAatctatcccctgtggtcagcgtctttacgagcaacgtgccctgtttataagtctctaaattttgcaataacattaacagttccccatggctccaccatttaaaaaaaaaagaaaactgtataataataaaatcatttaactaAAGAACTTggccatgaaattacacgagaatcagttgagatcgacctgtagaggaaaacaccatcccaccaacatacgataacgatcaaacggtcaattataatgaacaaaagttttcgtctgcaccctgaataggtattttggtAAATTAGACATAAGACATATGacaaatattgactgttgatttcttttttctgttttctttcacttataaagtgccgactaatcggccatatttgccgactagtcggcgactagtcggtacatccctactaaCTATATACTGTCCTACATGCCGATACCAGacgaggggggggggggggtgtttCTTACCATAGTAATAtgggtatcaaatgaaagctagtgaaAAGACCATTTCATAAATATGTGTAAGCTGTCGGGTTTTTgtattcataataataatttcgCTTGTGAATATATAGTTAACTTGTAAAtcttatattttgttttgtgtcaTATATATAATTTGCTTTTtcattaattttgtttaattattgtCAGATGGCAACCAAATGTcactaattaggtactaaaaaattattaaacaaaTGTCAACCTTATTCAGGAATTAATAACGTTCATTAGGGCTATGAACTTGGACTAGTAATTAGTGATATTTGCTTGTcaccttgtgcatagtaggttctgccaccttgtgggctacatcggaagcataaacgtcacatttacgcctcgcgccaaaattctgacggctcctatgctgccccctatagttcatgcacagGGCCTATAGTAGTAAAAGTAAGTgaagtaaagtaaaaaaaaaatattttcaagaaTATAGGTTATAGATTATGTCAGGGGTCTAGGCTTTGCCTGTACCGCGGGGAACCAGGAACAATTTTTTAACAGAACTAGGTTACTTAATAGTAGAGATGAAAATGGCGAAAGATTCATGTTGTTTCTTTCGAAACTTTGTATCTTTCCTATAATATACATGTAACTTtcgaaaaaaacaaaagtgacgTTTGTCTGACAAATACAATCATACACGTAAAATACCTGTTTTATACTGTGtattttacatgtttatttaataatgaCTTGTCAATCTGTCATGCCTTTGACGCAAAATTGACTTCACGTTCATGTCGCATGTCACATAGAGCATAGATTAACGATTCCAATTTATAAGTATTTCGTCATAATTGATAATTTCAACCTCTTCAGTTAACTGATTACGAAATATAGTCTGAACGGAATGAAAAGTCACCTGTTTGTATGAGAGTCACTATTACTATCATtattcataatataatataataatgcgaAAAATACAATGTATTTTACACGTAAAAAACTTAAACTTGCGAAAGATTCAATCGAAGATCCGCAAGGAAAGATActgtattttattgaaaaatacagGGGCCTTTGAAAGATACATGTATCTTTCATATAATTTTCATCGCTATTAATAGCTAATACAAAAAACTAACTTAAAAGTTTAAAACTAGTTGCACAAATATATTGCAGAATATTATAACTAAACATTATCTAACATATCTTCAGTCTCGGCATAATTtatagttctttttttttagcattagaaagaacttgaaagaaggtaagcgatcttgacgtgttttttaatagaaaaaagctttttaaaaaacagtaactattatttatgaaagcagaagaatataaatgatcgtattagattcataattgttacatatttgccgtaacttatatttaaaatgtgtttttcaattaaaaaacacatcaagattgtttaccttatttctaatgctaaaaaaaacgaactatagagagGTCAAGAATTTTAATAGGAGTTTCTTAGCTTCTACAGGGGAACTAGATTTAAGGTTACAGTGTTTAAGTATGGTGTTATAGGTTGTAGGTGGTAGAAATAATCAAATGGCTGTTTTCCTGTTGCTGAAGGACTATTCGTGAAACATTGCCACTAACcactaattaattaaattggcaTAATATTCGTCTGTTACCACCATACATCGTTATCGCGGGAGCAAAAACAAGCCTGTCACAGAACACATGTAACTGAACGTCCGTTTTGTAAAAGTGGTATATTCTGCCTACACATTTTAAACCTCTAAGATGTTCTTCATATCTAGCATGAAGTTTTCGCAGGAAAAGGTCAATTAAACTCGTATTTCACTATGTAAATGCCTACCTATAAGTCAACATGTCAACTTGAAAACCAAGTTaccaatgtatttaattttttatatcagtatttacttcttaaagtattttatgtgattttagtaatagatgaccacacttttatttaaattcgatTCTGCTACATAAGAACGTAACTCAATAGGAATGTCActtctgttattatttatttgtcataatcTTTCACTACTGCCAAATCGCTGTTGCTCCCGCGATAACGATGTATGGTTACCACAGTGTTTTTGCATTAATTAAATTTGTAGTCACTTGAGGAAAATAACAACTTATGCGCATACAGTTACTGCCCAGcatatactagctgtgcccgcgggcTCGCCTGCAGCCGCGAGTGTACGCCACCAGCACAGGGCCAAATGcaaatatcgtcaggtgacaagcaaaactatattttatatttgcttgtcacctgacgatgtAGTACCAAACTTCATTTAACAATGATCGCACAGTGATGTTTACAAAGCACATTATACACGATacgatattttttattattaccaccagatttatttatttaatctttatttcaCAAGGAAAATACAAACGTACATAAGGCGGACTTAATTGCAGATTTGGCAGATTGTAGTTGGTATAATTCCATATTTAACAAGTCGTTGGTACACTCAACAACAGatctatgaatacaggcaaagtgccaaaaatatgtatacacgaccttaatgtacaggcaataaagtactgtatacatatttttgacactttgcctgtattcatagctctgttgttgactgtacggTCGAcgccaaagatatgtttacacttttgcaccttactcctttgtaattaggcgaaaaatgtaaacatatctttgacgtcgactgtacacgttctggtagtattgtagaaaaatattttttacagtacatatggtcctagcTAGTGCGTAAAacagcacttttcgtgcgtatgtcaaaagtttaaagggccatatgtactgtaaaacgttgtacgatacacgtgcgaataggtaattcgttcctcttttccgcacttttatcgtaaataactatttcaacgCATTGCTGGCTTTGGAGAGGACAGCtaggctcaaatgggactgggccggccACGTCTCTCGTCTAGCTACTGAGTGAATGCCAGATGGGCGCGGACGCGGCAGGCACAGAGGGAGATGGCGGGCCGATTTGGATACCTTCCTCAACAACTGGCTGGCAggacttataataatatataataataattcagcctatatatacgtcccactgctgggcacaggcctcctctcatacgCGAGAGGGCTTAATCACAATGGCAGGACTGACTGAAGCAGGACTGAgttgaagtgcacatagtgacgcgagtagctggtgcaccctcagcgtgtagcctgTCTTCCGGTAGATGagctccaccacctcgtcggtcacggcggagtaatgcaggcgcgacacgaagagcgccttactcggagTCGCCATTCGTAGaccagaattaaccggctctGCAGTGCCATACAGTCTTACGGGACGACTTGCGCGCCTTGCCTGTCCAGTGTGAATCTCTCCTTATCCTCTCTGTGGTcgctccctcatgactgaggatggTGGTAATCGGTGGATGGCCTCCTTATCCACATCCATTATATTAAatgtgccattctcaaccaaaagggtacttattgttgGTTATCAATAaagggctaccccacgccaatgaccttcgatctgaatcccttagttttctaatgttttttgtagcttattatattaacagcaacggctttaagcaatatagtatcccatatctacttcaaagttcattgtcttcgagatatttggcatcaaagttgaacaattttaggctacaaaactggttttctgggcataacttttgtgttaattagtttaaaattaaaagccTAGACTCGTTTTTCGATACGTCAAAGACGaatccaaatatgtagatttcgtacatgtaagatccttcacagcaaactAGATAGGTACgacaaaagtgttttttttagataatgtttaaaaaattcataaaaaaataagtattcatttctttcaaaatccggtggacaaaaccggagataaaagattgaagaaccgataaccgtttgtcttataattctatctgtaagtgccaaaaaaggagatacgattcaaaacttgtcaaaaatcgctgaaaacctcgggtagcatAAGGCGCTATTTCTATATAGCTTCAATTTAAACAACGAACAATGTGGTGGTACCTTTTGGCTGATAACGTCACAAATGATCATTTTATGTCCTAATATAAAATAACtcctttaaatattatattaaaacatacttaattttattaactaCCAAAGTTGACTCTGACCGACATTTGCACAGGATAAATGTATTGTAAGATAAGCTAAACTTCTGCACTATTTGCATATATTTGCTTATATGTGAGCGAGACAGAGATGGAGCGCTATACTATACAGCCGGTAATGATGTGGTCAAAAAggaaacttgaaaaaatattcAGTAGATAACAATGTAACTGAATTATACACTGCCTCATTCAGGGTGTGCAACTCTGAGCTGTTCAGTCGTATAACCTTGTGTCCGCGATGAAGACTGCTGCTGCCATGAGGGTGTGGGCGCTGTCAGTGCTGGTGCTGAGCGCGGCTGCCGGCGGAGCCCGCGCTCGTCTCTGCACGGGGGACCAACCACCACCGAAGATCACTATTAACATCCATGAGCGAGACTATTTTGGAGCTTACTGTACAACATACGGAGAAAACTTTGTAATACAGTGTTCCAGCGACGATATAAGCAACATCGGTATAAAAGTAAACGGCCAACCTCAACAAGCTgtcatcataaataaaaccaCCGTCCAACTGAGGACGTACAAACGTGACCTTGGTTTCTATAAATATATCTGCGCAGACAGCCGAAGCAGCTGCGAGGTATCTCTGACTGTAGAGATCAGGCCCGCAATGTCAGTTGAGGCGGCGGGGGCTGAGCACGTATCACGTAATGGATGGGTCACTAATGAGTACCAGGTGTTCTGTAGTGGCCATGATAGTGCGTCTCTCCGGATAGAAAAGGATGATGACCAGCTGAAAGCAGACGTCGTTAACAGTACGACGTTGGTGTACAGGGCAAGGGCACAGGCGGCTCCCGCAGGGACCTTAGAATACTCGTGCTGGGGTAGAGGAACAACCGAAGACGGTGAAGAATGCGAAGTTCTCTATGGGATGCGCGTTTCAGAGGATTTTTACCCGAGTTCTACACATTTTCGGTGCATTATATATGGCTGGGCTACGCTGGAGTATACGTGGCAGTATCCAAGTATCCGGTTTACATTCAGTGTGTTTTATACAGATCAAGACAAGGAGCGAGATAACAATAAAGGAGCGACACTGCTCTGTTACGATGTGAAGGGTGAAATCAATAATACGTGCAAGAAGAATATCAACGAAATATCCCATGAAAGAGTGCTTTTGAATCAGAATATTTCACTATTACTCATGACTTGCAGTGAAGCATTTTGTTctaataaaacatttaattttaatactaACTCGCTTATAAAACTAAATGCGGTTCGTATATTAGAAGTATCACAAATAAGTCCACACGAGGTTGCGGTGGGTCAGAGTCATGGTATATATACCACACGCTGGCTATGTGAATCGGCGCAACATACCTCGTTGCGATACTTGTGTGTATAGAATTGAGTTCCGGCTGCCGGCATTCAGAGAAGAATGGCGACAGGCGGACTCGACGTCTGTGCGCTGTGGTGGTAATGAGTGCGAGTTCGCGTTACCCCTCCCGTACCCGGACACCGACTACGAGGTGCGGAAAAGCGTAAGACATAAGGACGCGACAGACGACAGGGTGTGGTCGGACCCTAGTAAGTCTATACACGTACGCACGACGCCCAGAGCGGCATGCGCGTGCGACGCGGCGCTCCACACGCTAGCAAGGCACACTTCTACTGAGAAGGCTAAGTGTGATGCTTGTACACTTACAGAAGATGCTGTCAACCGAAATATAGCTCTCCGTGACAGAATTAAAAATTATTTGCAGAAAAAACGTACTAGGATCAACAATATTTCAAAATTACTGtcgtatatacagggtgaaacatAAGTCGTAAACATAAATTTTTGTTTATATCGCAGTAttttatgaaaatgaaaaatgagaATTCTTTATTCGCATAAAATATGGTATAACAAGGTGTTATTGAGATATTCCCGTACAGAAACATATTTTGCTGGTTAAGCATGCA harbors:
- the LOC134803633 gene encoding HMG box-containing protein 4, with protein sequence MQDEVTGISRSGRVRKKSSKLMDFESPDDIETRFRRQTPVKSYTAFKQEEQPEFREAPQPMDEGAASGSESDYYENNGENAESMESDSSASDEGSARTPANSLYMMEKSKKKLIIKDGKVIGRAKAQRKDKGKTRITAYMLWAKEARNELLRSHPDMDFSAISKRLGEMWANVNYNERYLWKRKAKRFAMQKEQSLHSGMSKIISNPSRGPAHAGPGRPPARRTVPEPLPPNNQLVAVSGAASGGAGVYRVTGVGAVEVAAHLRLLGESLAIIGERLKEHEGQIAVSGSVSVLLDTLLCALAPLLGVCRAIPQLAPPPALLQRTLHNIAYIMPGL